A stretch of Podospora bellae-mahoneyi strain CBS 112042 chromosome 5, whole genome shotgun sequence DNA encodes these proteins:
- a CDS encoding hypothetical protein (EggNog:ENOG503PBPN; COG:S) translates to MASSASGAAVHVSTRASTTITASSPPKSTIHDVLGPTVAGPIMPATEPLPLALAGTGPAGNNPIGINDMGLEARARCNQCGRRRTTCHHPQRPQSPAPPVAPAVTLPPPTSPSFQLSSVNPITNGSLSAAYLPLFPHQQRPRRLSKLKHRNLTATFAAPLIKSDGPPPLTAADFLAASARSSSSSSSRPVPVSSTSNAMEPPVLSFYGKEPVPLPTRFAQIKRSLVEGHEAELEASWARLIEALRDEVDDIAQRGSHLTPSIDFADMDNAESRAVFSRDLKRYGLGLIRGVVPRTDAQVTIDETVKYLEKQTDFKEPTPQDPTCFDFFWTPAQVRTRAHPRVMAAQKFAMSLWDNNADDRMVTRFPIAYADRLRIHGANIGGVGPDAPAGKKKKAEDDSVANDSKSLTPDEEAQKAALELELLGDFASSTVIAQVDNGSLERWEPDGYGRGGTYQAVFNGEWEKYDPWDPTHRVSATSDLYNGYGACSVFRMYQGVVALSTIEPGLIRLLPSPKLATAYFLLRPFFSPKTKAPERRDGPEWEAFLDPSNWALDKEQSTIIHGAVPGHAQRLTELWHPHLHLRKTLVTIPTLQTGDYIVWHPDLAYHITSNPNVMASRAPTPPPMGDEDKPPSRPVSILVYVPAAPLTQNNALYLARQRKTFQRGHPSPDFDSTGSGLGSEATHIGRVGETEIAEIGGPAGLQAMGLAPFDVAPTPPADTNGGSPDADVEMDDSVAAAAAGKSNSVTRAEAEVARLANIILFPDRYDFYMAKRTGNTRKRSRDEAESESSPAPTSEVKREDKGKGKEQDTDAGR, encoded by the coding sequence ATGGCAAGCTCAGCAAGCGGCGCCGCCGTCCATGTCTCGACGAGGGCGTCGACCACAAtaacagcctcctccccgccaaaaTCTACGATACACGACGTGCTGGGGCCAACGGTGGCAGGGCCAATAATGCCAGCAACAGAACCGCTACCGCTGGCGCTCGCTGGAACCGGTCCGGCTGGCAATAACCCGATTGGTATTAACGACATGGGTCTCGAGGCACGAGCTCGGTGCAACCAATGCGGACGACGGCGCACGAcctgccaccaccctcaacgccCGCAGTCTCCGGCACCACCAGTTGCCCCAGCCGTCACGCTCCCGCCGcccacctccccgtcctTCCAACTGTCCTCCGTAAATCCAATTACCAACGGAAGTCTCAGCGCCGCCTACCTCCCCTTGTTTCCGCACCAGCAGCGCCCCCGCAGGctctccaagctcaagcacCGCAACCTTACGGCCACCTTTGCCGCCCCGCTAATAAAAAGCGATGGTCCTCCCCCGTTAACCGCTGCTGATTTCCTCGCTGCTTCTgcccgcagcagcagcagcagcagcagcaggcccGTCCCCGTCAGCAGCACCTCCAACGCCATGGAGCCTCCCGTGCTGTCTTTTTACGGCAAGGAGCCCGTCCCGCTGCCCACCCGCTTCGCCCAGATCAAGCGCAGCCTCGTCGAGGGCCAtgaggccgagctcgaggccTCGTGGGCCCGTCTGATCGAGGCCCTGCGAGACGAGGTCGACGACATTGCTCAGCGCGGCTCCCACCTCACGCCAAGCATCGACTTTGCCGACATGGACAATGCCGAGAGCAGGGCCGTCTTCTCTCGCGATCTCAAGCGCTACGGCCTGGGCCTGATCCGCGGGGTTGTGCCCCGCACCGACGCACAGGTCACCATCGACGAGACGGTCAAGTATCTCGAGAAGCAGACCGACTTCAAGGAGCCCACGCCCCAGGATCCGACATGCTTTGACTTTTTCTGGACCCCCGCCCAGGTGCGCACCCGCGCCCACCCCCGCGTCATGGCTGCCCAGAAATTCGCCATGTCGCTGTGGGACAACAACGCCGACGACCGCATGGTCACGCGCTTCCCCATCGCCTATGCCGATCGTTTGCGCATCCACGGCGCCAACATCGGAGGGGTGGGTCCGGATGCGCCGgctggcaagaagaagaaggccgaagACGACAGTGTGGCAAACGACAGCAAAAGCCTGACCCCGGACGAGGAGGCGCAAAAGGCTGCGCTCGAACTGGAGTTGCTGGGTGATTTTGCCTCGTCCACCGTGATTGCGCAGGTCGACAATGGCAGCTTGGAGCGCTGGGAGCCCGACGGATATGGGCGTGGAGGCACCTACCAGGCTGTGTTCAACGGCGAGTGGGAAAAGTATGACCCATGGGACCCAACCCACCGGGTCAGCGCCACGTCTGATCTCTACAACGGTTACGGCGCATGCAGCGTCTTCCGCATGTACCAGGGTGTCGTCGCCCTGAGCACCATCGAGCCTGGTCTTATACGCCTGctccccagccccaagcTGGCCACCGCCTACTTTCTGCTCCgtcctttcttttcccccaagaccaaggctCCAGAACGCCGTGATGGCCCCGAGTGGGAAGCCTTCCTGGACCCGTCCAACTGGGCGCTCGACAAGGAGCAatccaccatcatccacgGTGCTGTTCCTGGCCACGCGCAACGGTTGACGGAGCTGTGGCATCCTCACCTGCACCTTCGCAAGACTCTTGTCACCATCCCTACCCTGCAGACGGGCGACTACATTGTCTGGCACCCCGACCTGGCCTATCacatcacctccaaccccaacgtcaTGGCGAGCCGCGCAccaacgccgccgcccatGGGCGATGAAGACAAGCCCCCTAGCCGCCCCGTCTCGATTCTCGTCTACGTCCCGGCCGCGCCGCTCACACAAAACAACGCCCTCTACCTTGCACGCCAGCGCAAGACCTTTCAGCGAGGTCACCCCAGTCCCGACTTTGACTCCACCGGCAGCGGGCTCGGAAGCGAGGCGACACACATTGGTCGTGTTGGTGAGACCGAGATTGCCGAGATTGGTGGGCCAGCGGGACTGCAAGCCATGGGTCTTGCGCCCTTTGACGTTGCACCCACGCCGCCCGCCGACACCAACGGTGGAAGCCCGGATGCCGATGTCGAGATGGACGACTCTGTCGCCGCCGCAGCTGCCGGCAAATCCAACTCTGTCACTAGGGCCGAGGCTGAAGTCGCCAGGTTGGCCAACATCATCCTGTTTCCCGACCGGTACGACTTCTACATGGCCAAGAGGACAGGCAACACCAGGAAGCGGAGCAGGGATGAAGCCGAGAGCGAGTCGTCGCCGGCTCCAACGTCAGAGGTCAAGCGCgaggacaagggcaagggcaaagaACAGGACACAGATGCGGGTCGGTGA
- a CDS encoding hypothetical protein (COG:E; COG:O; EggNog:ENOG503NWST; MEROPS:MER0019759), translated as MFRSTSTVLARGRFLIPSTPLCCVSPSATFGAPRPSAPARFVSSSLSANPKRATPRRLPIRPSPAVALTSFRSCSHASHQRRRAAMTDRDILPDTFKPVHYDLVITDLDFTTWSYKGTVTIEGQLTKPTTEIVLNTLELKLLNSKVEISQSKSDQSWESSNFTEDTKSQRSTITFAEQLPASPKASLTVEFTGELNHDMAGFYRSQYKPVAPPAASVPHDDEFYYMLSTQFESCDARRAFPCFDEPNLKATFDFAIEIPDDQVALSNMPVKETKPTTQGKKLVSFERSPIMSTYLLAWAVGDFEHIEAFTDREYNGKKIPVRVYTTRGLKEQGQWALQHAPKIIDYFSEQFEIDYPLPKSDILAVHEFTHGAMENWGLVTYRMTAILFDEKLSEARFRNRIAYVVAHELAHQWFGNLVTMDWWDELWLNEGFATWAGWLATDHLHPDWDVWPQFINEGMDQAFSLDAVRSSHPIQVEVRDALDVNQIFDKISYLKGCSMIRMLASHLGVKTFLKGIAIYLKKHQYSNAKTEALWAALSEASGTDVHTLMQNWIEKVGFPVLTVTEEDQRISVKQSRFLSTGDVKPEDDQTTWWVPLSLKGKTGSKGIEPLALTTKESTIDGVSNDFYQLNAGATGFYRVNYPESRLKRLGTQLDHLTTEDKIFITGSAADLAFSGHATTAALLSFVQGLKQETHYRVLSQALDSLATIKSIFGDDEQVKAGLEKLTLEVIDNALKTVGWEAKEGEDFNTGLLRKRLLLTAVSNSHEEIRKGAFERWSAYQANPEQSPIPANLRAPVYHSAIITEPANAVAALKKEWYTTPAIDGKEISLQALGRTTDVEVIKKVLLPFLFNSSPPAAAADSIPGADMHILSGMFAGNRAARPLMWAYIRDNWDEFTGKLAGNPILVDRMINVSLPKFNDLETLKEIEAFFAGKDTKGFDRTLEQVKDKIRGRAAYKTRDAEGVKQWLVTNGYA; from the exons atgtTCAGGTCAACATCCACCGTTCTCGCCAGAGGACGCTTTTTGATCCCATCGACCCCTCTCTGCTGTGTCTCTCCTTCAGCCACGTTTGGTGCCCCTCGACCGTCTGCACCCGCCCGTTTTGTGTCGTCGTCACTGTCGGCCAATCCAAAGAGAGCTACCCCGCGTCGACTGCCCATTCGCCCGTCACCAGCTGTCGCTCTCACGAGCTTCCGATCTTGCTCTCACGCCTCGCACCAGAGGAGACGAGCAGCCATGACGGACAGAGACATTCTCCCTGACACTTTCAAGCCGGTCCACTACGACCTGGTGATTACGGACCTGGACTTCACGACCTGGTCCTACAAGGGCACCGTCAC CATTGAAGGTCAACTcaccaagcccaccaccgaGATTGTCCTCAACACTCTCGAGCTCAAGCTTCTCAACTCCAAGGTTGAAATTAGCCAGAGCAAGAGTGATCAGTCATGGGAGTCCAGCAACTTCACCGAGGACACCAAGTCCCAGCggtccaccatcacctttgCCGAGCAGTTGCCGGCGTCCCCAAAGGCCTCGCTGACCGTCGAGTTCACCGGCGAGCTCAACCACGACATGGCTGGCTTTTACCGCAGCCAGTACAAGCCCGTTGCTCCCCCGGCCGCCAGTGTTCCCCACGATGATGAGTTTTACTACATGCTCAGCACTCAATTCGAGTCTTGTGATGCCCGCCGCGCTTTCCCCTGCTTTGACGAGCCCAACCTCAAGGCGACCTTTGACTTCGCCATCGAGATTCCCGACGACCAAGTGGCCCTGTCCAACATGCCTGTTAAGGAGACCAAGCCGACCACCCAAGGAAAGAAGCTTGTTTCCTTCGAGCGCAGTCCCATCATGAGCACCTACTTGTTGGCCTGGGCTGTTGGCGATTTTGAACACATTGAAGCTTTTACCGACAGAGAGTACAATGGAAAGAAGATTCCTGTTCGTGTGTACACCACTCGCGGTCTAAAGGAGCAAGGTCAATGGGCCCTTCAGCACGCCCCCAAGATCATTGACTACTTTTCCGAGCAGTTTGAGATTGACTATCCACTTCCAAAGAGCGACATTCTCGCCGTACACGAGTTTACCCACGGAGCCATGGAGAACTGGGGTCTGGTTACTTACCGCATGACAGCCATCCTTTTTGACGAGAAGCTGTCCGAGGCTCGCTTCAGGAACCGCATCGCTTATGTCGTTGCCCACGAGCTCGCCCATCAGTGGTTTGGCAACCTCGTCACCATGGACTGGTGGGACGAGTTGTGGCTCAACGAGGGCTTTGCCACTTGGGCCGGTTGGTTGGCAACCGACCATCTTCACCCTGACTGGGATGTGTGGCCGCAATTCATCAATGAGGGGATGGACCAAGCCTTTTCCCTGGATGCCGTTCGCTCTTCCCACCCTATTCAGGTTGAGGTCCGGGACGCGCTGGATGTGAACCAAATTTTTGACAAGATCAGTTATCTGAAGGGCTGCTCCATGATCCGCATGTTGGCGTCCCACCTCGGCGTCAAGACTTTCCTCAAGGGTATTGCCATCTATCTCAAGAAGCATCAGTACAGCAACGCCAAGACAGAGGCTCTGTGGGCCGCTCTGAGCGAAGCATCCGGCACCGATGTCCACACTCTGATGCAGAATTGGATTGAAAAAGTCGGCTTCCCTGTCCTGACGGTCACCGAGGAAGACCAAAGGATTTCTGTGAAGCAGTCCCGTTTCTTGTCTACGGGTGATGTCAAGCCCGAGGACGACCAGACCACCTGGTGGGTGCCACTTTCCCTCAAGGGAAAGACGGGATCCAAGGGAATCGAGCCGCTGgcgctcaccaccaaggagTCTACCATTGATGGTGTCAGCAACGACTTTTATCAGCTCAACGCAGGCGCTACTGGTTTTTACCGTGTCAACTACCCCGAGTCCCGGCTCAAGCGTCTCGGCACCCAGCTCGATCATCTCACCACCGAGGACAAGATCTTTATCACTGGATCTGCCGCCGACCTTGCATTTTCAGGCCATGCCACCACAGCTGCTCTCCTGTCCTTTGTGCAAGGCTTAAAGCAGGAGACTCACTACCGCGTGCTCAGCCAGGCTTTGGACTCTCTCGCAACCATCAAGTCCATCTTTGGTGATGACGAGCAAGTCAAGGCTGGCTTGGAAAAGCTCACCCTTGAGGTCATTGACAACGCCCTCAAGACGGTGGGATGGGAAGccaaggagggcgaggactTCAACACTGGTCTGCTTCGCAAGAGGTTGCTTCTTACGGCGGTGTCTAACTCGCATGAAGA AATTCGCAAGGGTGCTTTTGAAAGGTGGTCAGCATACCAGGCCAACCCCGAGCAGTCGCCCATCCCAGCCAACCTCCGTGCGCCCGTGTACCActccgccatcatcaccgaacCGGCCAATGCTGTGGCTgcgctgaagaaggagtGGTACACTACCCCAGCTATTGACGGCAAAGAAATCTCCCTCCAAGCTCTCGGCCGCACCACAGACGTCgaggtcatcaagaaggtccTGCTGCCCTTCCTTTTcaactcttctcctccggcagcagcggccgATTCGATCCCCGGCGCCGATATGCACATTCTCTCTGGCATGTTTGCTGGCAACCGCGCGGCCAGGCCGCTGATGTGGGCGTACATTCGTGACAACTGGGATGAGTTTACCGGCAAGTTGGCGGGCAACCCTATTCTTGTGGACCGCATGATCAACGTGAGCTTGCCCAAGTTTAACGATCTTGAGACGCTTAAGGAGATTGAGGCGTTCTTTGCTGGCAAGGACACCAAGGGCTTTGACCGGACACTGGAgcaggtcaaggacaagatTCGCGGACGCGCGGCATACAAGACGAGGGACGCCGAGGGTGTCAAGCAGTGGCTTGTCACCAACGGGTATGCTTAA
- a CDS encoding hypothetical protein (EggNog:ENOG503NXQ6; COG:T) yields MRRPSLDLTEPERNLEESIRSPTAGTPDPVHLSLPPPDEEIDLVEGDADAAKISTPPPHIAARLFYRPTNQTRRKDSAASSRRNSISSAQSRSSHGYSLEGGPQSKYVAQHLRRASILEDRKARLADRAAHAEKVRLRAAIAKAVTKDTSASEERALAAAQARERNLAEIAASCAEEVKRAKAVAETMKEKREQEARKMKSQMEERLAEAERRREEFRNRNAAKIRGRERGQSLGTRKSPPVESMPNADTETGGMELSESAPLTEDAAVSKIQWWWRALQRQRAVAEFSALGLSIDAVRETSFDKVTVLLSQEKVLLVTSRILRICGLDEGKQGSVEEMAAVRTFLSAFLILGHPSQVLSNKEGQAVEESDQEGSGLSKPIPKDELPNPQSQELVGKARDLLVSFENILGRLTSFNNYTPPPLLFTTFPEVYATFYNAFIAWKARDSSSLVELMVMQFVELDAIWESVKDSTDGSVDQVYKKSIRDNQLLLLVRIKKLAGPTRGKQMVADAVKAARRAKAKKPVGDMKPRVADHSVTETAMGVLGVEEDSQQDASSQMPTPPSTPARKRDTFKVNVIIPSQKSLLPDNRIVVHELAINKEFRTEPHEYHEQQAGLLNPIFEDMRVTMQTQNQEAHFFLLLRVAESIREKLQRLVKPGNSMHTFIGELLDTETAKQQFAMGSFSYEKFFEAMGTLLPKLCAPVRDEEVKKLTEKLSQGNYVDRLEALNGFIDIMLSDYANYLLQLAAPKLVTQAPVYEAKAFASDLEAGHFDLSVALQTWKATQQKLLAEVLRRDPEGVNHPSSRLTANRIYAQLLVNLFTQLSPVALDDMPEMLRLDHKRAVEAGRLTRRIVITGAILLQCKNLLKRDVRAPWRNEAQRIFAVLERSEQQGDLALDVAVEGIMAALEAGRSMPAATRGQLKALVSKFLLAGAEAATQSRQEEVREPVLRLLLGRLRGHILARLAAVSTSDKVKFTSTAGEKLAGLGLAEFVDKVRDMVEMLGKVSVVDREAHGVWWDKVAEQAESEVSGN; encoded by the coding sequence ATGCGGCGACCGTCGCTCGACTTGACCGAGCCCGAAAGGAACCTCGAGGAATCGATCCGATCGCCCACCGCCGGCACCCCAGATCCTgtccatctctctctcccaccacctgaCGAAGAAATCGATCTCGTCGAGGGCGACGCCGACGCCGCCAAGATCTCgaccccacctccccatatCGCTGCCCGCCTCTTCTACCGCCCGACAAACCAGACGCGACGAAAAGACAGCGCCGCCTCTTCTCGCCGCAACAGCATTTCGTCGGCCCAGTCCCGATCGTCACATGGTTACAGCCTCGAGGGCGGTCCCCAGAGCAAATATGTAGCCCAGCACCTGCGTCGAGCGTCCATTCTCGAAGACCGAAAGGCTCGCCTCGCAGACCGCGCCGCCCATGCCGAAAAGGTGCGCCTGCGCGCAGCCATCGCAAAGGCTGTCACCAAGGACACGAGCGCCAGTGAAGAGAGAgcgcttgctgctgcccaggCCCGGGAGCGCAACCTGGCCGAGATCGCTGCCTCTTgtgccgaggaggtcaagCGCGCCAAGGCTGTCGCCGAGACCATGAAGGAGAAGCGGGAGCAAGAGGCGAGAAAAATGAAGTCACAAATGGAGGAGCGGCTGGCAGAGGCtgagaggagaagggaagaGTTTAGAAACAGGAATGCGGCCAAGATTAGGGGGAGGGAGCGTGGGCAGAGCTTGGGAACGCGAAAATCCCCTCCTGTCGAGTCCATGCCCAACGCCGATACCGAGACTGGTGGGATGGAGCTCAGCGAGTCAGCCCCATTGACCGAAGATGCAGCAGTTTCCAAAAttcagtggtggtggagagctcTCCAGCGGCAACGAGCGGTTGCCGAGTTTTCTGCACTTGGGCTGTCGATTGATGCGGTTAGGGAAACATCGTTTGACAAGGTCACTGTGTTGCTGTCTCAGGAAAAGGTACTTCTTGTTACGTCCAGAATACTGCGAATATGCGGCCTCGACGAGGGGAAACAGGGGTctgtggaggagatggcggcAGTACGGACTTTCTTGAGTGCGTTTCTCATCTTGGGGCACCCATCTCAAGTGCTCAGCAATAAGGAAGGCCAGGCAGTCGAGGAATCGGATCAGGAAGGCTCGGGTCTGTCAAAGCCAATACCCAAAGACGAGCTACCGAATCCGCAGTCACAAGAGCTGGTCGGCAAGGCCAGAGACTTGCTTGTATCGTTTGAGAATATTCTCGGACGGCTGACCTCCTTCAACAATTATACCCCTCCGCCGCTACTCTTTACCACCTTTCCCGAAGTCTATGCAACGTTTTATAATGCCTTTATAGCATGGAAAGCTCGGGACTCCAGCTCACTTGTGGAATTGATGGTCATGCAGTTTGTGGAGCTTGATGCCATTTGGGAATCGGTCAAGGACAGCACCGACGGGTCGGTCGATCAGGTGTACAAGAAGAGCATTCGTGACAACCAGCTCCTCTTGTTGGTCaggatcaagaagctggccGGTCCGACCCGGGGCAAGCAAATGGTCGCGGACGCCGTCAAGGCTGCTCGGAGGGCCAAGGCAAAGAAGCCTGTTGGCGATATGAAGCCTCGTGTTGCCGATCATTCAGTGACCGAGACTGCCATGGGCGTGCTTGGTGTGGAAGAGGACAGCCAACAAGATGCCTCCAGTCAAATGCCGACTCCCCCGTCAACACCCGCCAGAAAGCGCGACACATTCAAGGTCAATGTCATCATTCCCAGCCAAAAGAGTTTGCTGCCTGACAACAGGATTGTTGTCCATGAGCTAGCCATCAACAAGGAGTTCCGGACCGAGCCACACGAGTATCACGAGCAACAGGCAGGCCTACTCAACCCAATCTTTGAGGACATGCGAGTTACCATGCAGACGCAAAACCAAGAGGCGCACTTTTTCTTGCTCCTCAGGGTCGCCGAGTCTATTCGAGAGAAGCTTCAGCGGCTGGTGAAGCCGGGGAACTCAATGCATACCTTTATCGGCGAGCTGCTCGACACGGAAACTGCCAAGCAGCAATTCGCCATGGGGAGCTTTTCGTACGAAAAGTTCTTTGAGGCGATGGGAACATTACTACCCAAACTCTGTGCACCTGTTCGTGATGAAGAAGTGAAGAAGCTCACCGAGAAGCTCAGCCAAGGCAACTACGTTGACCGTCTCGAAGCCTTGAATGGTTTCATCGACATCATGCTCAGCGACTATGCCAACTACCTACTCCAGCTTGCGGCGCCGAAACTCGTGACGCAAGCACCGGTTTACGAGGCGAAAGCATTCGCCTCGGATCTCGAAGCTGGACACTTTGATCTATCGGTGGCGCTGCAGACATGGAAGGCTACGCAGCAAAAGCTGCTGGCTGAAGTCTTGAGGAGAGACCCAGAGGGCGTCAACCACCCTTCTTCCCGGCTGACAGCAAACCGCATATACGCGCAGCTCCTGGTCAATTTGTTTACGCAGCTCTCACCTGTGGCGCTGGACGACATGCCAGAGATGCTTCGCCTTGACCACAAGCGCGCCGTGGAAGCAGGACGCTTGACAAGACGGATCGTCATCACTGGCGCCATCCTGCTGCAGTGCAAAAACCTGCTGAAGCGCGACGTCCGAGCCCCTTGGCGTAACGAAGCCCAGAGGATCTTTGcggtgctggagaggagcGAGCAGCAGGGAGATCTGGCACTCGACGTCGCCGTGGAGGGCATCATGGCGGCGCTCGAGGCGGGACGGTCGATGCCGGCGGCGACAAGGGGACAGCTCAAGGCTTTGGTCAGCAAGTTTCTGCTTGCTGGAGCGGAAGCGGCCACGCAGTCAcggcaggaggaggtgagagagCCAGTCctgaggctgctgcttggACGACTCAGAGGCCACATTCTCGCGCGGCTGGCAGCTGTGAGCACCAGTGACAAGGTCAAATTCACCAGCACGGCAGGGGAAAAGCTGGCAGGATTGGGTCTGGCCGAGTTTGTGGACAAGGTGAGGGATATGGTGGAGATGCTTGGAAAGGTGTCGGTTGTCGATCGGGAGGCTCATGGTGTGTGGTGGGATAAGGTAGCCGAGCAGGCCGAGAGTGAGGTTTCCGGGAACTAG
- a CDS encoding hypothetical protein (EggNog:ENOG503P7SS), translating into MSATWRRLFSVERRQGDAQRQYLWNVPSGKQPDFSESYRHGQNIPISWNALNNSVYDLWLTTWNFEVNPMALCLARAINLGHDGSINLKTPNIPPQTLATKTRYVVRFKPQTKEGGYASADPELCSPAFFITDSSQTVQAEPESNPVTSTQTTLQTRSPAPTHIPTSLDNTTVTTSFPPLPPGEDGTANSENMSSGQAAALTIGLILAVALLVACEVAYLMWRRKQKRKMQQSRRLKNKSLFGAVHDPRNRGPPLTKFATLETKSTQETGLSRSAFVKLRESITSWTPSRWARSWKWPGGTEGKRGIFTRVVTTSRNTSSQRGRKDSTKAAVEVEEREKRENKDRWTMFNSPYTGPWMLVSPELPGDSSWGHYGKNGELVHELHASNGRKGPVTIHSSLVELDAEGDRWEEQRLEGR; encoded by the exons ATGTCGGCAACCTGGAGGCGTTTATTTTCAGTGGAAAGGAGACAAGGTGACGCCCAACGACAATACCTCTGGAATGTGCCGAGCGGAAAGCAGCCGGACTTTTCAGAGTCTTACAGGCACGGACAAAACATTCCCATATCTTGGAATGCCCTCAACAATAGTGTGTATGACCTCTGGTTGACAACATGGAATTTCGAGGTCAACCCCATGGCTTTGTGCCTTGCCA GGGCAATCAACCTCGGCCATGACGGATCAATCAACTTGAAAACACCCAACATACCCCCACAAACATTAGCGACCAAGACTCGTTATGTCGTCCGCTTCAAACCGCAAACCAAAGAGGGCGGATACGCCTCTGCAGACCCTGAACTTTGCAGTCCTGCTTTTTTTATCACGGACTCTTCTCAGACTGTACAAGCCGAGCCAGAAAGCAATCCTGTCACCTCGACACAGACAACCCTCCAGACAAGGAGCCCAGCACCAACGCACATCCCAACAAGCCTCGACAACACAACAGTGACCACATCCTTCCCCCCGCTACCACCAGGCGAGGACGGCACAGCCAACTCTGAAAACATGTCCTCTggccaagcagcagctctcACGATAGGGCTAATCCTCGCAGTGGCCCTCCTTGTAGCGTGTGAAGTAGCCTACCTCATGTGGCGCCGAAAACAAAAGCGGAAGATGCAACAAAGCCGAAGGTTGAAAAACAAGAGCTTGTTTGGGGCAGTCCATGATCCGAGGAACAGAGGCCCTCCCCTTACCAAGTTTGCGACTTTAGAAACCAAGTCAACACAAGAGACAGGCCTTTCGAGGTCGGCATTTGTTAAACTGAGAGAGTCAATCACCTCATGGACTCCATcgaggtgggcgaggagttggaagTGGCCCGGGGGCACAGAGGGAAAAAGGGGCATCTTCACCCGTGTCGTCACAACTAGCCGTAACACGTCCAGCCAAAGAGGTCGAAAAGACTCCACGAAAGCGGCTGTGGAGGTAGAGGAACGGGAAAAGCGAGAGAATAAAGATCGATGGACCATGTTCAACTCGCCGTATACTGGACCTTGGATGCTGGTATCGCCCGAGCTACCGGGTGACAGCAGCTGGGGACACTATGGCAAAAACGGAGAACTGGTGCATGAGCTACATGCTTCgaatgggaggaaggggccAGTGACCATCCACAGTTCGTTGGTGGAGCTCGATGCTGAAGGTGACAGatgggaggagcagaggctggaggggaggtga
- a CDS encoding hypothetical protein (EggNog:ENOG503PY7D), translating into MDSPHQHSRRVEDQDAAIIYESDSEAGVYSVYQQGRRQHRTDTIERQGNSRPDLLLSRKLKPWYTARTILGIFCAVLSLALLGLGIKLAVKYESAPLIHVTVAFTVFTAGASLLWSLFEFIAMCTRAQRRGIYPGAHVGVHMGLCLVSVAVVGYVGIWVSHGQDSRVEASRNRLEYSPLYHMGVVILIVSSVLLLVHFVISILACQELRRKDDGDVHRTVVTVRYDGVGPTGTARPIGYRTTPETIGLPAYTTRYHRDEAAMIRSPPIVIARGDLGVEIIETPTTTQTVLGETEMDGPEEKALRSSKR; encoded by the exons ATGGACTCGCCACATCAACATTCGAGGAGAGTTGAGGACCAAGATGCAGCAATCATATACGAAAGCGACTCCGAGGCTGGGGTGTATAGCGTGTATCAACAGGGACGACGGCAACACCGAACAGACACTATAGAGCGGCAAGGAAACAGCAGACCAGATCTTTTACTCTCCAGAAAGCTGAAGCCATGGTACACGGCCCGCACAATCTTGGGCATCTTTTGTGCCGTGCTCTCGCTTGCACTATTGGGACTGGGAATCAAACTGGCCGTCAAGTATGAGTCGGCACCGCTCATTCACGTCACTGTGGCCTTTACAGTCTTTACG GCCGGGGCATCCCTCCTATGGAGCTTGTTTGAATTCATCGCCATGTGCACCCGCGCCCAGAGAAGGGGCATCTACCCCGGCGCCCACGTGGGCGTGCACATGGGTCTCTGCCTCGTGTctgttgcggtggtgggctaCGTCGGTATCTGGGTGTCGCATGGGCAGGACAGTCGGGTCGAGGCAAGCAGGAACAGGCTGGAATACTCGCCCTTGTACCAcatgggggtggtgatattGATTGTTTCATCTGTGTTGCT ACTTGTTCATTTTGTTATTTCCATCCTGGCCTGTCAGGAACTGAGGCGGAAAGATGACGGGGATGTGCACAGAACTGTTGTCACGGTTCGATATGACGGAGTCGGCCCTACAGGAACGGCGCGACCAATAGGTTACCGGACGACGCCGGAAACGATTGGTCTGCCAGCCTACACGACTAGGTACCATCGGGATGAGGCAGCAATGATTCGATCTCCACCTATTGTGATAGCCAGGGGTGATTTGGGTGTGGAAATCATTGAAACTCCCACTACGACTCAGACAGTCTTGGGGGAGACAGAGATGGACGGACCAGAGGAGAAAGCACTCAGGTCGTCAAAGCGGTAA